A window of the Podospora bellae-mahoneyi strain CBS 112042 chromosome 6, whole genome shotgun sequence genome harbors these coding sequences:
- the PGK1 gene encoding phosphoglycerate kinase (BUSCO:EOG09262F22; COG:G; EggNog:ENOG503NVNN), with the protein MSLANKLSIEDVDLKGKRVLIRVDFNVPLDADKNVTNPQRIVGAIPTIKYAVDHGAKAVILMSHLGRPNGQVNPKYSLKPVLPELEKQLGKKVTFAPDCVGPEVEEIVNKADNGDVVLLENLRFHIEEEGKGVDAEGNKVKADKVKVDEFRKGLTKLGDIYVNDAFGTAHRAHSSMVGVDLPQKAAGFLMKKELDYFAQALENPKRPFLAILGGAKVSDKIQLIDNLLEKVNTLIVCGGMAFTFKKTLYNVPIGNSLFDEAGSKTVGDLMEKAKKNNVKVVLPVDYITADKFDKDANTGKATDSEGIPDGWMGLDCGEESVKLYKQAIDEAQTILWNGPAGVFEFDKFANGTKATLDAAVDAAQNGKVVIIGGGDTATVAAKYGVEDKLSHVSTGGGASLELLEGKELPGVTALSERK; encoded by the exons ATGTCTCTCGCCAACAAGCTCTCCATCGAGGACGTCGACCTCAAGGGCAAGCGCGTCCTCATCCGC GTCGACTTCAACGTCCCCCTTGACGCCGACAAGAAcgtcaccaacccccagcgTATCGTCGGtgccatccccaccatcaagtATGCCGTCGACCATGGCGCCAAGGCCGTCATCCTCATGTCCCATCTCGGCCGCCCCAACGGCCAGGTCAACCCCAAGTACTCCCTGAAGCCCGTCCTCCCAGAGCTTGAGAAGCAGCTCGGCAAGAAGGTCACCTTCGCCCCCGACTGCGTTGGtcccgaggtggaggagattgtcAACAAGGCCGATAACGGAGACGTCGTCCTTCTTGAGAACCTCCGCTTCCacattgaggaggagggcaagggtgtcgatgccgagggcaacaaggtcaaggccgacaaggtcaaggttgacGAGTTCCGCAAGGGGCTCACCAAGCTCGGTGACATATACGTCA ACGATGCCTTCGGCACTGCCCATCGCGCCCACTCCTCCATGGTTGGCGTCGACCTTCCCCAAAAGGCTGCCGGTTTCCTCATGAAGAAGGAGCTTGACTACTTTGCCCAGGCTCTCGAGAACCCCAAGAGACCAttcctcgccatccttggTGGTGCCAAGGTCTCTGACAAGATCCAGCTcatcgacaacctcctcgagaAGGTCAACACACTCATTGTGTGCGGTGGCATGGCTTTCACCTTCAAGAAGACCCTCTACAATGTCCCCATTGGCAACTCCCTCTTTGACGAGGCTGGCTCCAAGACTGTTGGTGACCtgatggagaaggccaagaagaacaacgTGAAGGTTGTCCTCCCCGTCGACTACATCACTGCCGACAAGTTTGACAAGGACGCCAACACTGGCAAGGCTACCGACTCTGAGGGCATCCCCGATGGCTGGATGGGTCTTGACTGCGGCGAGGAGTCCGTCAAGCTCTACAAGCAGGCCATCGATGAGGCCCAGACCATCCTCTGGAACGGCCCCGCTGGTGTGTTCGAGTTCGACAAGTTTGCCAACGGCACCAAGGCTACCCTTGATGCTGCGGTAGACGCTGCCCAGAACGGCAAGGTCGTCAtcattggtggtggtgacaccGCCACTGTTGCGGCCAAGTATGGTGTCGAGGACAAGCTCAGCCACGTCTccactggtggtggtgccagcttggagcttctcgagggcAAGGAGCTGCCCGGTGTCACGGCGCTGAGCGAGCGCAAGTAG